A single Mustelus asterias chromosome 4, sMusAst1.hap1.1, whole genome shotgun sequence DNA region contains:
- the LOC144492602 gene encoding nucleotide-binding oligomerization domain-containing protein 1-like isoform X4, with protein sequence MSCFLTKFTTFCFVSVAASLEVMVIPAINATIGDDVVLGCLFTRTVELKLSYIVIEWNHRVGTDNKAVCLFEFGEYESYRPGSSLSINEISKANASLLLKNVTIQDVGSYSCTVTVFSDKATGTVTLAITVPPTVSVNTVNIDVELGEDKTIICEMKHFYPENHSISWFKRGSKDSENQVDLTSRAIAGKPQQNQDGTFNQLSFLIVKGTQADDGASYVCKISHEALETPLQRVVSLTIKGSRARSRILLTFLLTSVITTAVCVATLLLYSSNRKVAPKVTDIVKSNHLHMDDPLSLVCAVLWFKPKAISASWYREEEGKSQRVLVSKWNSTSSSIRQREFSRIEDYQSEQEQDKTLEGEHDIAMTLKEHQGSGAYSLISQLTIRTTEATNKKLVYSFEVQHNAIKQRVSKVVFLEIKGACDSTKYFPPQMKRADWAIHAIEEGRRTVVNYISPNILPLLKLLMCKRIISEDDHDIIQEKPDVDKGRTLLDIMNHKGQQSCAEFLEVLQDTKDLYPGLRKFVTTLLESYIDKDGRPLIDLLNENLPTVSFEDISEKIQITNFPEEISEAVATHKCTLQAQMERIKPYFVFDNSRPLLQERFTSLVILNVRERNKTEHELLQHRDYTACERIDIKQLLSPSAPGEKPPRVTLVQGVAGIGKSVTMQKLAHSWACGMIYTGFYVLLYFSFRELNTIKEKISLTELIVQSYPHLRASCDKILEFPRRILFLFDGLDEFKLPLEFNSRSVVDRSIAQHINSLIVNIIKGNLLPEATVLITSRPTTIDLDHKTYFNRCAEILGFSTKEIDAYFLKCLKDKKVADYVFRTVKSIDSLFGLCYVPAFCDILCFYLHKSFHCKGKWSQISSFPRTITDLFLRFTKCLLVCGSGEEEDPESFCIEDDKDKNEIIKLAQIAWDGIINKTIIFSAKDIERNLAQNPPDKKSFWKKILTKESLKMMQSHIWQFFHLTHQEFFAALYCVSANEPGMDHVHKAFSSKSNVFEIVLRFTAGLVSHSNRKLVKQLMPQHQLKEAEVLDAIKNVAAVEVPKEDTITPENITKYTVHKRQKLTASHCLYEAANESLTQLVTSQTSDVVNFSYISLNVTDCTAIANLLSYYPTIETLELDGCKAGASGFQRLECIFSRVKILSLEGNMLEDEGAEIIANALKSERCRIEILRLKHNSIREKGAAQIAEALKTNSSLKTLGLRANTIRTKGAHSIAKALEINTTLRVFGLQFNKIGDEGAKYMAQAIKTNRSLVELRLGDNDITERGSDYFRSALGVNDTLEELWILVNNISNDGKERLKNARHKNPNLRLN encoded by the exons CTTCCCTCGAGGTGATGGTCATCCCAGCTATCAATGCCACAATCGGTGATGATGTCGTGCTGGGCTGCCTATTTACACGCACAGTTGAATTGAAATTGAGCTACATTGTGATTGAATGGAATCACAGAGTGGGCACCGATAACAAAGCAGTTTGCTTGTTCGAGTTTGGAGAATATGAAAGCTATAGACCAGGATCGAGTCTCTCCATAAATGAAATAAGCAAAGCAAATGCTTCTTTACTTCTAAAAAATGTTACAATTCAAGATGTTGGATCATACTCCTGCACAGTTACAGTATTTTCTGATAAAGCAACGGGGACCGTTACTCTGGCAATAACAG TACCTCCTACGGTTTCAGTAAACACCGTAAACATAGACGTTGAACTTGGGGAAGATAAAACAATCATTTGTGAGATGAAACATTTTTATCCAGAAAACCACTCTATCTCTTGGTTTAAACGTGGCTCAAAGGACAGCGAAAACCAAGTTGACCTCACATCAAGAGCGATTGCGGGAAAACCTCAGCAAAATCAAGATGGAACGTTTAATCAGCTTTCATTCCTGATTGTCAAAGGCACCCAGGCAGATGATGGAGCATCTTATGTCTGCAAAATTAGTCATGAAGCTTTAGAGACACCTTTACAAAGAGTTGTTAGTTTGACCATCAAGG GATccagggcaagatcaagaatattGCTCACTTTTCTCCTAACTTCTGTGATCACCACAGCTGTTTGCGTTGCAACACTTCTTTTGTACAGCAGTAACAGAAAAG TTGCTCCCAAAGTGACAGACATTGTTAAATCAAACCACCTCCATATGGATGATCCCCTCTCTCTGGTTTGTGCGGTTCTCTGGTTCAAACCAAAAGCTATCAGTGCCTCTTGGTACAGAGAAGAAGAAGGTAAATCCCAGAGAGTTCTCGTCAGTAAATGGAACAGCACTTCATCATCTATAAGACAACGTGAATTCAGTAGAATAGAAGATTATCAGAGTGAGCAGGAACAAGACAAAACACTGGAAGGAGAACATGACATTGCCATGACTTTGAAAGAACACCAAGGGAGTGGGGCATACAGCTTAATATCTCAGCTTACCATCAGAACTACAGAAGCTACAAACAAGAAGCTGGTGTATTCTTTTGAAGTTCAGCATAATGCTATAAAACAAAGAGTTTCAAAAGTAGTTTTTTTAGAAATCAAAG GAGCTTGTGACAGTACTAAGTATTTTCCACCACAAATGAAGCGCGCAGACTGGGCAATCCATGCAATCGAAGAAGGCCGTCGAACTGTGGTGAATTACATCAGTCCCAACATACTTCCACTCCTAAAGCTTTTAATGTGTAAGAGAATAATCTCTGAAGATGACCATGACATAATACAAGAGAAACCAGACGTTGATAAAGGGCGAACCCTTCTCGACATAATGAACCACAAAGGTCAGCAATCATGTGCGGAGTTTCTCGAGGTGTTGCAGGACACCAAAGATCTTTATCCTGGCTTAAGGAAGTTTGTAACAACACTGCTGGAATCCTACATTGACAAAGATGGCAGACCACTTATTGATCTTCTCAATGAAAACCTACCAACTGTTTCATTTGAGGACATCAGTGAAAAAATCCAAATAACCAACTTCCCTGAAG AAATCTCTGAAGCGGTGGCCACACATAAATGCACATTGCAAGCACAGATGGAGAGAATCAAACCGTACTTTGTATTTGATAACAGCAGACCATTGCTGCAGGAACGTTTCACCAGCCTCGTCATTCTCAATGTGCGAGAAAGGAATAAAACTGAACATGAACTCCTGCAACACAGAGACTACACGGCATGTGAGCGGATAGACATAAAACAGCTTCTGTCGCCATCTGCACCTGGGGAAAAGCCGCCCCGAGTCACTCTCGTGCAAGGAGTGGCAGGCATCGGCAAAAGCGTTACGATGCAGAAGCTTGCTCACAGTTGGGCCTGTGGAATGATTTATACTGGATTTTATGTACTGCTTTATTTCAGTTTTCGGGAGTTAAACACAATCAAGGAAAAAATTAGCCTGACTGAACTTATAGTACAGAGCTACCCTCATCTGAGAGCGTCGTGCGATAAGATACTGGAATTTCCTCGCAGGATCCTGTTTTTATTTGACGGATTGGATGAATTCAAATTGCCTCTTGAATTTAACAGTCGCTCAGTTGTCGACCGGTCCATTGCTCAACATATTAACAGTTTAATTGTAAATATCATAAAGGGAAACCTACTTCCTGAGGCAACTGTCCTTATTACATCTCGCCCAACCACTATTGATTTAGATCACAAAACATATTTTAATCGATGTGCTGAGATTTTAGGATTTTCCACAAAGGAAATTGATGCATACTTTTTGAAGTGCCTCAAAGATAAAAAAGTTGCTGATTATGTCTTTCGAACAGTGAAGAGCATCGATTCTTTGTTTGGACTTTGCTATGTTCCTGCATTCTGTGACATCCTGTGTTTCTACCTCCACAAGTCCTTCCACTGTAAAGGCAAGTGGTCTCAGATCTCTTCCTTTCCAAGGACAATCACGGATTTGTTCCTCAGATTCACCAAGTGTTTGCTGGTCTGTGGCAGTGGTGAGGAAGAAGACCCTGAGTCCTTCTGCATTGAAGACGACAAAGACAAGAATGAAATCATTAAATTGGCACAAATTGCGTGGGACGGAATCATCAATAAAACAATAATATTCTCAGCAAAAGACATTGAAAGGAACCTCGCCCAAAACCCCCCGGATAAAAAATCCTTCTGGAAGAAAATTCTCACCAAAGAGAGTCTGAAGATGATGCAATCCCACATTTGGCAGTTTTTCCATCTGACACATCAGGAGTTTTTTGCCGCACTCTATTGCGTTTCTGCAAATGAGCCCGGTATGGATCATGTGCATAAAGCCTTCAGTTCAAAGAGCAATGTGTTTGAGATTGTGCTGAGATTCACTGCTGGCCTGGTCTCTCACAGCAACAGGAAACTTGTGAAACAGTTGATGCCTCAACATCAACTGAAAGAAGCGGAAGTCCTCGATGCCATCAAGAATGTGGCTGCAGTCGAAGTTCCAAAAGAAGACACGATAACTCCTGAAAATAttacaaaatataccgttcacaAAAGACAAAAGCTAACTGCCTCGCATTGTCTCTATGAAGCAGCAAATGAAAGTTTAACGCAACTTGTTACCTCCCAAACCAGTGATGTAGTAAATTTTTCTTACATTTCTTTGAATGTGACTGACTGCACAGCAATCGCAAACCTTCTTTCTTACTATCCAACTATTGAAACATTGGAATTAGATGGATGTAAAGCCGGAGCTTCTGGCTTCCAAAGACTGGAGTGTATTTTCTCAAGAGTCAAGATATTGAG TTTAGAGGGGAACATGCTGGAGGATGAAGGAGCAGAGATCATTGCAAATGCACTCAAAAGCGAAAGGTGTAGAATAGAAATCTTAAG GTTGAAGCACAACTCCATAAGGGAGAAAGGAGCAGCCCAGATAGCTGAAGCGTTGAAAACAAACAGCAGTCTGAAAACATTGGG ATTAAGAGCAAATACTATCAGAACCAAAGGTGCCCATTCAATAGCTAAAGCGCTGGAGATCAATACAACATTGCGAGTTTTCGG CTTACAGTTCAACAAGATTGGGGACGAAGGTGCAAAGTACATGGCACAAGCAATAAAAACAAATCGCAGCTTGGTTGAATTAAG
- the LOC144492602 gene encoding nucleotide-binding oligomerization domain-containing protein 1-like isoform X3, with protein MSCFLTKFTTFCFVSVAASLEVMVIPAINATIGDDVVLGCLFTRTVELKLSYIVIEWNHRVGTDNKAVCLFEFGEYESYRPGSSLSINEISKANASLLLKNVTIQDVGSYSCTVTVFSDKATGTVTLAITVPPTVSVNTVNIDVELGEDKTIICEMKHFYPENHSISWFKRGSKDSENQVDLTSRAIAGKPQQNQDGTFNQLSFLIVKGTQADDGASYVCKISHEALETPLQRVVSLTIKGSRARSRILLTFLLTSVITTAVCVATLLLYSSNRKVAPKVTDIVKSNHLHMDDPLSLVCAVLWFKPKAISASWYREEEGKSQRVLVSKWNSTSSSIRQREFSRIEDYQSEQEQDKTLEGEHDIAMTLKEHQGSGAYSLISQLTIRTTEATNKKLVYSFEVQHNAIKQRVSKVVFLEIKAGACDSTKYFPPQMKRADWAIHAIEEGRRTVVNYISPNILPLLKLLMCKRIISEDDHDIIQEKPDVDKGRTLLDIMNHKGQQSCAEFLEVLQDTKDLYPGLRKFVTTLLESYIDKDGRPLIDLLNENLPTVSFEDISEKIQITNFPEEISEAVATHKCTLQAQMERIKPYFVFDNSRPLLQERFTSLVILNVRERNKTEHELLQHRDYTACERIDIKQLLSPSAPGEKPPRVTLVQGVAGIGKSVTMQKLAHSWACGMIYTGFYVLLYFSFRELNTIKEKISLTELIVQSYPHLRASCDKILEFPRRILFLFDGLDEFKLPLEFNSRSVVDRSIAQHINSLIVNIIKGNLLPEATVLITSRPTTIDLDHKTYFNRCAEILGFSTKEIDAYFLKCLKDKKVADYVFRTVKSIDSLFGLCYVPAFCDILCFYLHKSFHCKGKWSQISSFPRTITDLFLRFTKCLLVCGSGEEEDPESFCIEDDKDKNEIIKLAQIAWDGIINKTIIFSAKDIERNLAQNPPDKKSFWKKILTKESLKMMQSHIWQFFHLTHQEFFAALYCVSANEPGMDHVHKAFSSKSNVFEIVLRFTAGLVSHSNRKLVKQLMPQHQLKEAEVLDAIKNVAAVEVPKEDTITPENITKYTVHKRQKLTASHCLYEAANESLTQLVTSQTSDVVNFSYISLNVTDCTAIANLLSYYPTIETLELDGCKAGASGFQRLECIFSRVKILSLEGNMLEDEGAEIIANALKSERCRIEILRLKHNSIREKGAAQIAEALKTNSSLKTLGLRANTIRTKGAHSIAKALEINTTLRVFGLQFNKIGDEGAKYMAQAIKTNRSLVELRLGDNDITERGSDYFRSALGVNDTLEELWILVNNISNDGKERLKNARHKNPNLRLN; from the exons CTTCCCTCGAGGTGATGGTCATCCCAGCTATCAATGCCACAATCGGTGATGATGTCGTGCTGGGCTGCCTATTTACACGCACAGTTGAATTGAAATTGAGCTACATTGTGATTGAATGGAATCACAGAGTGGGCACCGATAACAAAGCAGTTTGCTTGTTCGAGTTTGGAGAATATGAAAGCTATAGACCAGGATCGAGTCTCTCCATAAATGAAATAAGCAAAGCAAATGCTTCTTTACTTCTAAAAAATGTTACAATTCAAGATGTTGGATCATACTCCTGCACAGTTACAGTATTTTCTGATAAAGCAACGGGGACCGTTACTCTGGCAATAACAG TACCTCCTACGGTTTCAGTAAACACCGTAAACATAGACGTTGAACTTGGGGAAGATAAAACAATCATTTGTGAGATGAAACATTTTTATCCAGAAAACCACTCTATCTCTTGGTTTAAACGTGGCTCAAAGGACAGCGAAAACCAAGTTGACCTCACATCAAGAGCGATTGCGGGAAAACCTCAGCAAAATCAAGATGGAACGTTTAATCAGCTTTCATTCCTGATTGTCAAAGGCACCCAGGCAGATGATGGAGCATCTTATGTCTGCAAAATTAGTCATGAAGCTTTAGAGACACCTTTACAAAGAGTTGTTAGTTTGACCATCAAGG GATccagggcaagatcaagaatattGCTCACTTTTCTCCTAACTTCTGTGATCACCACAGCTGTTTGCGTTGCAACACTTCTTTTGTACAGCAGTAACAGAAAAG TTGCTCCCAAAGTGACAGACATTGTTAAATCAAACCACCTCCATATGGATGATCCCCTCTCTCTGGTTTGTGCGGTTCTCTGGTTCAAACCAAAAGCTATCAGTGCCTCTTGGTACAGAGAAGAAGAAGGTAAATCCCAGAGAGTTCTCGTCAGTAAATGGAACAGCACTTCATCATCTATAAGACAACGTGAATTCAGTAGAATAGAAGATTATCAGAGTGAGCAGGAACAAGACAAAACACTGGAAGGAGAACATGACATTGCCATGACTTTGAAAGAACACCAAGGGAGTGGGGCATACAGCTTAATATCTCAGCTTACCATCAGAACTACAGAAGCTACAAACAAGAAGCTGGTGTATTCTTTTGAAGTTCAGCATAATGCTATAAAACAAAGAGTTTCAAAAGTAGTTTTTTTAGAAATCAAAG CAGGAGCTTGTGACAGTACTAAGTATTTTCCACCACAAATGAAGCGCGCAGACTGGGCAATCCATGCAATCGAAGAAGGCCGTCGAACTGTGGTGAATTACATCAGTCCCAACATACTTCCACTCCTAAAGCTTTTAATGTGTAAGAGAATAATCTCTGAAGATGACCATGACATAATACAAGAGAAACCAGACGTTGATAAAGGGCGAACCCTTCTCGACATAATGAACCACAAAGGTCAGCAATCATGTGCGGAGTTTCTCGAGGTGTTGCAGGACACCAAAGATCTTTATCCTGGCTTAAGGAAGTTTGTAACAACACTGCTGGAATCCTACATTGACAAAGATGGCAGACCACTTATTGATCTTCTCAATGAAAACCTACCAACTGTTTCATTTGAGGACATCAGTGAAAAAATCCAAATAACCAACTTCCCTGAAG AAATCTCTGAAGCGGTGGCCACACATAAATGCACATTGCAAGCACAGATGGAGAGAATCAAACCGTACTTTGTATTTGATAACAGCAGACCATTGCTGCAGGAACGTTTCACCAGCCTCGTCATTCTCAATGTGCGAGAAAGGAATAAAACTGAACATGAACTCCTGCAACACAGAGACTACACGGCATGTGAGCGGATAGACATAAAACAGCTTCTGTCGCCATCTGCACCTGGGGAAAAGCCGCCCCGAGTCACTCTCGTGCAAGGAGTGGCAGGCATCGGCAAAAGCGTTACGATGCAGAAGCTTGCTCACAGTTGGGCCTGTGGAATGATTTATACTGGATTTTATGTACTGCTTTATTTCAGTTTTCGGGAGTTAAACACAATCAAGGAAAAAATTAGCCTGACTGAACTTATAGTACAGAGCTACCCTCATCTGAGAGCGTCGTGCGATAAGATACTGGAATTTCCTCGCAGGATCCTGTTTTTATTTGACGGATTGGATGAATTCAAATTGCCTCTTGAATTTAACAGTCGCTCAGTTGTCGACCGGTCCATTGCTCAACATATTAACAGTTTAATTGTAAATATCATAAAGGGAAACCTACTTCCTGAGGCAACTGTCCTTATTACATCTCGCCCAACCACTATTGATTTAGATCACAAAACATATTTTAATCGATGTGCTGAGATTTTAGGATTTTCCACAAAGGAAATTGATGCATACTTTTTGAAGTGCCTCAAAGATAAAAAAGTTGCTGATTATGTCTTTCGAACAGTGAAGAGCATCGATTCTTTGTTTGGACTTTGCTATGTTCCTGCATTCTGTGACATCCTGTGTTTCTACCTCCACAAGTCCTTCCACTGTAAAGGCAAGTGGTCTCAGATCTCTTCCTTTCCAAGGACAATCACGGATTTGTTCCTCAGATTCACCAAGTGTTTGCTGGTCTGTGGCAGTGGTGAGGAAGAAGACCCTGAGTCCTTCTGCATTGAAGACGACAAAGACAAGAATGAAATCATTAAATTGGCACAAATTGCGTGGGACGGAATCATCAATAAAACAATAATATTCTCAGCAAAAGACATTGAAAGGAACCTCGCCCAAAACCCCCCGGATAAAAAATCCTTCTGGAAGAAAATTCTCACCAAAGAGAGTCTGAAGATGATGCAATCCCACATTTGGCAGTTTTTCCATCTGACACATCAGGAGTTTTTTGCCGCACTCTATTGCGTTTCTGCAAATGAGCCCGGTATGGATCATGTGCATAAAGCCTTCAGTTCAAAGAGCAATGTGTTTGAGATTGTGCTGAGATTCACTGCTGGCCTGGTCTCTCACAGCAACAGGAAACTTGTGAAACAGTTGATGCCTCAACATCAACTGAAAGAAGCGGAAGTCCTCGATGCCATCAAGAATGTGGCTGCAGTCGAAGTTCCAAAAGAAGACACGATAACTCCTGAAAATAttacaaaatataccgttcacaAAAGACAAAAGCTAACTGCCTCGCATTGTCTCTATGAAGCAGCAAATGAAAGTTTAACGCAACTTGTTACCTCCCAAACCAGTGATGTAGTAAATTTTTCTTACATTTCTTTGAATGTGACTGACTGCACAGCAATCGCAAACCTTCTTTCTTACTATCCAACTATTGAAACATTGGAATTAGATGGATGTAAAGCCGGAGCTTCTGGCTTCCAAAGACTGGAGTGTATTTTCTCAAGAGTCAAGATATTGAG TTTAGAGGGGAACATGCTGGAGGATGAAGGAGCAGAGATCATTGCAAATGCACTCAAAAGCGAAAGGTGTAGAATAGAAATCTTAAG GTTGAAGCACAACTCCATAAGGGAGAAAGGAGCAGCCCAGATAGCTGAAGCGTTGAAAACAAACAGCAGTCTGAAAACATTGGG ATTAAGAGCAAATACTATCAGAACCAAAGGTGCCCATTCAATAGCTAAAGCGCTGGAGATCAATACAACATTGCGAGTTTTCGG CTTACAGTTCAACAAGATTGGGGACGAAGGTGCAAAGTACATGGCACAAGCAATAAAAACAAATCGCAGCTTGGTTGAATTAAG
- the LOC144492602 gene encoding nucleotide-binding oligomerization domain-containing protein 1-like isoform X5 translates to MSCFLTKFTTFCFVSVAASLEVMVIPAINATIGDDVVLGCLFTRTVELKLSYIVIEWNHRVGTDNKAVCLFEFGEYESYRPGSSLSINEISKANASLLLKNVTIQDVGSYSCTVTVFSDKATGTVTLAITVAPKVTDIVKSNHLHMDDPLSLVCAVLWFKPKAISASWYREEEGKSQRVLVSKWNSTSSSIRQREFSRIEDYQSEQEQDKTLEGEHDIAMTLKEHQGSGAYSLISQLTIRTTEATNKKLVYSFEVQHNAIKQRVSKVVFLEIKAGACDSTKYFPPQMKRADWAIHAIEEGRRTVVNYISPNILPLLKLLMCKRIISEDDHDIIQEKPDVDKGRTLLDIMNHKGQQSCAEFLEVLQDTKDLYPGLRKFVTTLLESYIDKDGRPLIDLLNENLPTVSFEDISEKIQITNFPEEISEAVATHKCTLQAQMERIKPYFVFDNSRPLLQERFTSLVILNVRERNKTEHELLQHRDYTACERIDIKQLLSPSAPGEKPPRVTLVQGVAGIGKSVTMQKLAHSWACGMIYTGFYVLLYFSFRELNTIKEKISLTELIVQSYPHLRASCDKILEFPRRILFLFDGLDEFKLPLEFNSRSVVDRSIAQHINSLIVNIIKGNLLPEATVLITSRPTTIDLDHKTYFNRCAEILGFSTKEIDAYFLKCLKDKKVADYVFRTVKSIDSLFGLCYVPAFCDILCFYLHKSFHCKGKWSQISSFPRTITDLFLRFTKCLLVCGSGEEEDPESFCIEDDKDKNEIIKLAQIAWDGIINKTIIFSAKDIERNLAQNPPDKKSFWKKILTKESLKMMQSHIWQFFHLTHQEFFAALYCVSANEPGMDHVHKAFSSKSNVFEIVLRFTAGLVSHSNRKLVKQLMPQHQLKEAEVLDAIKNVAAVEVPKEDTITPENITKYTVHKRQKLTASHCLYEAANESLTQLVTSQTSDVVNFSYISLNVTDCTAIANLLSYYPTIETLELDGCKAGASGFQRLECIFSRVKILSLEGNMLEDEGAEIIANALKSERCRIEILRLKHNSIREKGAAQIAEALKTNSSLKTLGLRANTIRTKGAHSIAKALEINTTLRVFGLQFNKIGDEGAKYMAQAIKTNRSLVELRLGDNDITERGSDYFRSALGVNDTLEELWILVNNISNDGKERLKNARHKNPNLRLN, encoded by the exons CTTCCCTCGAGGTGATGGTCATCCCAGCTATCAATGCCACAATCGGTGATGATGTCGTGCTGGGCTGCCTATTTACACGCACAGTTGAATTGAAATTGAGCTACATTGTGATTGAATGGAATCACAGAGTGGGCACCGATAACAAAGCAGTTTGCTTGTTCGAGTTTGGAGAATATGAAAGCTATAGACCAGGATCGAGTCTCTCCATAAATGAAATAAGCAAAGCAAATGCTTCTTTACTTCTAAAAAATGTTACAATTCAAGATGTTGGATCATACTCCTGCACAGTTACAGTATTTTCTGATAAAGCAACGGGGACCGTTACTCTGGCAATAACAG TTGCTCCCAAAGTGACAGACATTGTTAAATCAAACCACCTCCATATGGATGATCCCCTCTCTCTGGTTTGTGCGGTTCTCTGGTTCAAACCAAAAGCTATCAGTGCCTCTTGGTACAGAGAAGAAGAAGGTAAATCCCAGAGAGTTCTCGTCAGTAAATGGAACAGCACTTCATCATCTATAAGACAACGTGAATTCAGTAGAATAGAAGATTATCAGAGTGAGCAGGAACAAGACAAAACACTGGAAGGAGAACATGACATTGCCATGACTTTGAAAGAACACCAAGGGAGTGGGGCATACAGCTTAATATCTCAGCTTACCATCAGAACTACAGAAGCTACAAACAAGAAGCTGGTGTATTCTTTTGAAGTTCAGCATAATGCTATAAAACAAAGAGTTTCAAAAGTAGTTTTTTTAGAAATCAAAG CAGGAGCTTGTGACAGTACTAAGTATTTTCCACCACAAATGAAGCGCGCAGACTGGGCAATCCATGCAATCGAAGAAGGCCGTCGAACTGTGGTGAATTACATCAGTCCCAACATACTTCCACTCCTAAAGCTTTTAATGTGTAAGAGAATAATCTCTGAAGATGACCATGACATAATACAAGAGAAACCAGACGTTGATAAAGGGCGAACCCTTCTCGACATAATGAACCACAAAGGTCAGCAATCATGTGCGGAGTTTCTCGAGGTGTTGCAGGACACCAAAGATCTTTATCCTGGCTTAAGGAAGTTTGTAACAACACTGCTGGAATCCTACATTGACAAAGATGGCAGACCACTTATTGATCTTCTCAATGAAAACCTACCAACTGTTTCATTTGAGGACATCAGTGAAAAAATCCAAATAACCAACTTCCCTGAAG AAATCTCTGAAGCGGTGGCCACACATAAATGCACATTGCAAGCACAGATGGAGAGAATCAAACCGTACTTTGTATTTGATAACAGCAGACCATTGCTGCAGGAACGTTTCACCAGCCTCGTCATTCTCAATGTGCGAGAAAGGAATAAAACTGAACATGAACTCCTGCAACACAGAGACTACACGGCATGTGAGCGGATAGACATAAAACAGCTTCTGTCGCCATCTGCACCTGGGGAAAAGCCGCCCCGAGTCACTCTCGTGCAAGGAGTGGCAGGCATCGGCAAAAGCGTTACGATGCAGAAGCTTGCTCACAGTTGGGCCTGTGGAATGATTTATACTGGATTTTATGTACTGCTTTATTTCAGTTTTCGGGAGTTAAACACAATCAAGGAAAAAATTAGCCTGACTGAACTTATAGTACAGAGCTACCCTCATCTGAGAGCGTCGTGCGATAAGATACTGGAATTTCCTCGCAGGATCCTGTTTTTATTTGACGGATTGGATGAATTCAAATTGCCTCTTGAATTTAACAGTCGCTCAGTTGTCGACCGGTCCATTGCTCAACATATTAACAGTTTAATTGTAAATATCATAAAGGGAAACCTACTTCCTGAGGCAACTGTCCTTATTACATCTCGCCCAACCACTATTGATTTAGATCACAAAACATATTTTAATCGATGTGCTGAGATTTTAGGATTTTCCACAAAGGAAATTGATGCATACTTTTTGAAGTGCCTCAAAGATAAAAAAGTTGCTGATTATGTCTTTCGAACAGTGAAGAGCATCGATTCTTTGTTTGGACTTTGCTATGTTCCTGCATTCTGTGACATCCTGTGTTTCTACCTCCACAAGTCCTTCCACTGTAAAGGCAAGTGGTCTCAGATCTCTTCCTTTCCAAGGACAATCACGGATTTGTTCCTCAGATTCACCAAGTGTTTGCTGGTCTGTGGCAGTGGTGAGGAAGAAGACCCTGAGTCCTTCTGCATTGAAGACGACAAAGACAAGAATGAAATCATTAAATTGGCACAAATTGCGTGGGACGGAATCATCAATAAAACAATAATATTCTCAGCAAAAGACATTGAAAGGAACCTCGCCCAAAACCCCCCGGATAAAAAATCCTTCTGGAAGAAAATTCTCACCAAAGAGAGTCTGAAGATGATGCAATCCCACATTTGGCAGTTTTTCCATCTGACACATCAGGAGTTTTTTGCCGCACTCTATTGCGTTTCTGCAAATGAGCCCGGTATGGATCATGTGCATAAAGCCTTCAGTTCAAAGAGCAATGTGTTTGAGATTGTGCTGAGATTCACTGCTGGCCTGGTCTCTCACAGCAACAGGAAACTTGTGAAACAGTTGATGCCTCAACATCAACTGAAAGAAGCGGAAGTCCTCGATGCCATCAAGAATGTGGCTGCAGTCGAAGTTCCAAAAGAAGACACGATAACTCCTGAAAATAttacaaaatataccgttcacaAAAGACAAAAGCTAACTGCCTCGCATTGTCTCTATGAAGCAGCAAATGAAAGTTTAACGCAACTTGTTACCTCCCAAACCAGTGATGTAGTAAATTTTTCTTACATTTCTTTGAATGTGACTGACTGCACAGCAATCGCAAACCTTCTTTCTTACTATCCAACTATTGAAACATTGGAATTAGATGGATGTAAAGCCGGAGCTTCTGGCTTCCAAAGACTGGAGTGTATTTTCTCAAGAGTCAAGATATTGAG TTTAGAGGGGAACATGCTGGAGGATGAAGGAGCAGAGATCATTGCAAATGCACTCAAAAGCGAAAGGTGTAGAATAGAAATCTTAAG GTTGAAGCACAACTCCATAAGGGAGAAAGGAGCAGCCCAGATAGCTGAAGCGTTGAAAACAAACAGCAGTCTGAAAACATTGGG ATTAAGAGCAAATACTATCAGAACCAAAGGTGCCCATTCAATAGCTAAAGCGCTGGAGATCAATACAACATTGCGAGTTTTCGG CTTACAGTTCAACAAGATTGGGGACGAAGGTGCAAAGTACATGGCACAAGCAATAAAAACAAATCGCAGCTTGGTTGAATTAAG